Sequence from the Phragmites australis chromosome 6, lpPhrAust1.1, whole genome shotgun sequence genome:
cagagagcactgtgctcccctcttcctgagtgatgaaTTTTAGTAAGAGGCCATTGCTCCCACAGCGGTAGAGGCATctctctaccagggagtatctgcagACTTGCCgtgagaccttttctgctgacacatcatcgttAGGGACTGCTCGATTctaaaggtagtccaagatctgatccatccaggtcatacccgaaCCGAGCAGGGCGACCATATGATGGTCGCCCGAGGTCGACAGCActgaaggaggcgttgcctccaaaggtgttgcctcgaGTGCTCCGTTTTCGAgcagagcatccccttcaccttggcccgagaCCACGGTGGATGGctgtgagagtctttcttcaaagactctgaccgggAAAAAttctcgagaagaagctagacgggacAGCTCATCgactaggaagttgtccttgtgagggacgtgcttgacttcaaagccgatgaagcatcgctctagttttctcacttcggcgaggtatgccgccattgtcgggtcagagcactgaaactccttttgcaacTGGTTTACAACTAGTAgtgagtcccctatcgctaacagtcatttaatcccaattgtggaggctgctcgcattctggacaagaggccctcatattcagcagtgttattagtggttggaaaatataatttaacgacgtacctgaggatgtcaccagtgggtgaggtcagaaccacCCCAGCTCTGGCTCCCTTTAGTGTGAATGACCCGTCGaatgcatggtccagtgctcgtccGCCTCCGGTCACTATGTCTGCTCGGGCTCGAAGGACGACCATTCGGCTACAAAATCGGCCAACGCCTGGGACCTGATAGAAGTCTGGGGGACGAACTGGAGGTCAAATCCCCCAAGCTCTACTACCCACTTTGCTATTCTCCCtgttgcatctctattatggagaattttcctaattgggaatgaggaaatcaccttgattttgtgagcctaGAAGTAGTGTCcgagcttgcgagaggctatcatgatggCATACAACAGTTTTTGATcctgtgggtaccgagccttgGCGTTGTGTAAGAACTCGCTGATGTAGTATACTGTCGCTGGAGGCCCTCTCGCTCGGCGATTAGAACCGTGCTTAAGACCTGTGGTGTCgcggcaacatagagcaagagttcCTCGTTGGGCCGAGGTGCGGTTAGTATGGGAGGggtggagaggtaccttttgagttcttggaatgTTGTTTCCACCTCTGGTGTCCACAGGAAGTGGTCATTTTCCTTCAGGAGTTTGAAAAGTGGCAGTCCCTTTTCCCCCAGCCTTGAGATAAACCTGCTCAGAGTAGTAATGCATCCCATTAGTTTCTAAACTTCCTTTAACCTAGTCAGTGTccgcatctggtcgatggctctaaTTTTGTCGGGGTTCTCCTCAATCCCCTGATGAGATACGAGGAATCCCAGCAGCTTTCCTGACGAAACCCCAAACgtacacttctctgggttcagcttcatgcggtacttccgGAGGTTaccaaatgtttcttggagatcAGCGACCAGATCCGTCTTGATCTTACTTTTGATGACCACATCATCCACGTATGCCTCGACGTTTCTCCCGAGCTGTGGTCagagaatgagttgaatgcaTCGTTGGTAAGCGGCGTCGGCGCTTTTCAGGCCAAAAGGcctttttacataacaaaagaccccaaagggtgtaacaaaagccgttttttcttcatccccctacacatgctaatctgatggtaccccgacCAGACATTTAAGAAGCATTACAGGTCGCTGCTGGCAGTTGAGTCAACCAGCTTGTCTATTCGGGGAAGGGGGAAAAGATCTTTCGGGCATGCTTTGTTCAGGTCGAtgaagtcaacacacatcctctacttaccattgtgcttttagaccatgactgggttagccagccattctgggAACTGCACCTACCGGATGAAGCCTgcctctaggagcttgtcgatctcctgtcGAAGTGCTCCCTTCCGGTCAGCCACGAACCGACACACCTTCTGCCTGATGGGTCGTGCGTCCGACCGTATAGAcagcttgtgctcgatcacattcctggggactccgggcatatcagacggacccCATGAAAAGATGTCCGCGTTCGCCcgaaggaaggtgatgagcgcgagttctTATTTGGGGTCCAGCGAGGCCCCAATCTGGAATGTCTTAGTCAGGTTGGTGTCGTCCAGGCTTACTGCTTTGAGTCGATCGTCTGGGCTGGCGATGACCTGGACTTTTACTGGCCGTCCGCTGGGTTCAGCGGTCTCGGGCTGCAACCCaagagttagctcgaccatgtcgaggctcctcttgtcgcaatGCAGGGCCGTCTTGGCGTTGCCAGCAACGGTAATGGCCCCTGTCGgcccagggatcttgattgcctggtaCGCGTAGTGAGCAACGGCCATGAACTAGGCCATTGCCAGTCGCGTGAGGATCGCGTTATACTCAGTCCCGAAGTTGGCCACATCGAAGAGGACCCTTTCGGTCATGAAGTTGTCCGGCGAGCCGAAGGTGATCAGTAGCTCGATTCGTCCTAGCGGCTTAACCGAGGAGCCCAGGGTGATCCCAAAGAAAGGTGGGGATGGTTTTAATTACCCAGGTGGTGTTTCGGATTACCcaggtggccagcttctcgaccattttctggtccttgaccccctccccctcttgaacgCTATGACCACGGATTCTCCAGTGATCCTCGGAATGGTGTTCCGACGCTCAGTGAAGCACCGGATGTAGTATCGTAATGACTCATCTTGTCACTGTCAGACGTgatacaggtcatcctcgacccctggtcgggCGTAGGTTCCCTGAAAGTTGGCGACAAACTAGTCGCACAtgtcctcccaggagtgaatCGACCCACGGGGgagattcatcaaccaagacCAGGTGGAACCGGTCAGGGCAGTAGGGACGTATTGGCCATAACCTTCTCATGTCCCCTGTCgacctgcaccatggtggtgtagatctatagGAACTCTTCCAGGTTGGTCGAGCTATCATACTTTTCGGCTAGGATCGGTCGGAATTTCTCCGGTCAGCGCACCTCCCGTAGCCTGGCGGACAGGGCGTTACACCCTATCCCGTAACGGGGCACCGCTCGTTGCTTGGCGGTGCTGCTCGTTGCTGGACGGCAGCGCGTGTCCTGGGGTGGAGCCGTCCGATGCCTCCCTGCAGGGGGAAGATGTACATTAGGTCAATTTGCCCTTTTTTAGCACCCGTCGGGCCCagttctcctcctctctagtgGCCACTGGCTCTGGATTACGCCACGAAGGTCACGTTGGTGCAAGGAGTCGCATAGGTCAGAGGGTTGGCCACCCCGACTTGGTGGTGGCCCACGGGTACTCCCCGTGGTTGGGAGAGCACGAGACCTATTCCGTCGCAGGCTCGGATGTGACCTATGGCAACTGAGACCCTCACCGGACCTCGTGACTGGTGCGGTGCACGCTGACGTGGTCTGGCGCCATGTGGTCTCAACCAGGAGGGCAAGATCATGTAGCCATGGTGCCACCGGCGAGCCCTCCGGTACAGGCACCGGCAGGTGACTGAGGAGAACTCGTAGGGTCTGGAGGTTCTGTGCTGGCGTCATGGTCTCGTAGTCGAGACGCTGGGCGTGGAGTGGTGATAGGTCACGAGATGGGGAGCCCCCAGTGTTGGGGTGGCGTGATGGCCTAGGTGAAGACGCCATCGTAGAAAATGCCCTGTGCAGGGGCTCCTCAGGATGGTGCTGAGAATGCTGGGGCTGTCTTGGAGCACCTGCCTATCTGGCGCcaggctggtttccctctgAGCGAAAGCTGAGGGTTCGTCACCGGTGTTTGAGGCGTGGGGCCCTCCAGTGCCCCTTGCGGAATGGGCCGCCATGCAAACCTCGCGTTGGGTCTCGAAGCTTTCTGATTCCTactcggtgtcccatgcctggagtACACCAGGTTCGTCCGGATGGTACCCTATGACGAATACGTCATGATGGCCAGGGTCCTCGGAACAGGACTCAGTGGTTGCCATGAATTCAGCCATGGGTAGCCTAATCAAGTTTATTCAAACTTGCAGAAACAATGAAAACATGCcccccccctacctggcgcgccaaatatcgagggtaaatccctgatagTGGTTctggggtatgctggacagtaggtgcgtgaacggtgtttcagggACTGGGTGCGTGTGTAGATGGCTGATTCGGGGACACCAGGGGTTATACAAGTTCGGGTCTCcaggaggataacaaccctatgtcctgtgttTGTGTTATCGTAGATCTCATTTGGTTACAGACGAtgttctagcagtttgccagaattgatTTTCCTACCTTacaaacggggtcctcatccctttatatagtagggagggggagaacttacatgtgggccctacaCAGATGGCccctgctcattctaatatctaactcaaatcatcattacggaggaccagGCATGCTAACTTGCTCTGACGGCATTGTATGCCGTGCTGCCGTGCGCCGTCGTGTTTAGCCCATAGAGCCCTACCTCGCCGCATTTAATGCAACAGGACGGAATGATGcccttctgcaccgtccccgtccacttgcctctctgtgTCGTTCCTGTCTACTTGCCTCTCTGTGTCGTCCCCGCCCACTTGCCCTGTCGGGTGGCTGACAATGTCTCATCTGTCGTGCGGCGCTGCGCTGGCCTGTAAAGTCTCACTCTGTAGtctttaatgctacaggacgggatAACGCCCCCTGCACCGCCCATGACTTTATCCACTGGAGCCGGTGCCCGGTGAAGAGAAGCGTTCAAGCGGGTGCCAAATAAAGGCGCTTTAGATGGGTTTCGTCTAATCCGGTCCCAtgaccagtggggctggtcgcggtTTTATGTGAAGGCGtagcgagattggtcgctggaggccttGCACTGGTCGTGGTAACCCTTCCCTGGTCGCACGACCGATCAACTTTTTAGGAGGCATGTTCCCCTGGCTGTTTACACCCTTCGTGGGGCCTGTTAgccggggtacccctttactcaatacaccgacaCAAGCCTTTTCGTAGCTAATGGTGTACGATACTCCTCCTCAATTGCTCTAATTATGGATCCGAGTTCAAAGtttaggttgttcacaatcAGAGCATACATAATGTTGGCAACAAAACTTGATGAAAGTTTCATGTGGTGCTTTTCCAGTTCATTCAACTGAAAAATGCGGTCCACAATTATCGAGACTTCTCAATATTCAACTGTGTTTCCCTTGAAGACATACACCTGCCACAGGCAACCCTCATTAACACACTTCACGTCATACTCCTTCCTGTTGGACTTCACAACAGTATATTGCCTCCGAAGAGATGTCACACATTGAACCACATCATCATTGATAGCCTGGATGCTAGGGTACCTAGCCCCCTAGCACACCTCGTTCTGATTGTACTCCCACGACACATGATAACCTTCACTCACCACTAGGTTTGCAAAATAAGGATTGTTCCAGCTTGCAGGGACACGAACATCGTCATCATTGTCCGAGATGTCATCCTCAGGAGCTTCCTCGTCCTCTCGATCCTCCCACTCCATATGTTCAAATAAACAAAGGACGAGTTtcccctcgtctgcctcacccATTAATTCCATCGAATCAGCTAAGGACTGTTGAACATCAGGTTCTTTCACCTCGTGTACCACCATTTCAACATTCTCCTCTGCATTACCTGCAGCCTGCAACTCACATACTCACTCCCTGTACCTCCATTGAGCAAGCAACATATGTTGCCAATCTCTCTCAGTTGCCCGCACTACGTATCTGATCCAAACCGAGGTATCAATTATCTGGAAGACATCCTAGTAAACACCTTCACTTCCACGGTCCACTACAACGCTAACAGTTAGCTCTTGTTGCTTGGGATCTATTCTGAAACCTTGTATTAACCAGTCGTACAATACCGCAATAGTCTTTTCCATTGATCTAGATATATCCTTCTCCACTGAGTTAAACCCCGATAGATCTACCCCTTGTGGATCATAAACAATGTCCATTCCCCattaaaaaatcttaaaatttcACTTATCCAGCATACTTGTCCACAAtcgataaaaaaattatattattatttcggTTTACAACAACTATATGTGCTAGATCTATAACAACAAAACATAATAAAACAAACAACTAGCGTTCCTCTAAAATCTGACATATGTCCAAAACTATATCTGATGGCTAACCTaactaatttattaaaaaaaactagaattaCAATATTTACCTTCACCGCGGATAGATTCCGACAAGGCTTCGCTGttttcccctccctcccctctcctttcaGTTTGCAGGAGGCATAAATGAGCATTGTGCTCGATGAAAGGGCTAGCATACCCCTTAAATAGGAAAATTTATCATCCTTCAGATGAAGGATAACTTTTCCATAGGCCTCACATGACACCACGGCTTTTGTCTGTCGCCTTTCCAACCAACCACAAGTGAGTGGCACTTGACGTAGATGCCACCATAGCCTTGTTATACAGGGCAAGCCCATTGACACCTCCTGCTCCATTCCAATAGGCAACAGGagtatagttttataaaatttcaaaacagacctatatatttatattttttagatttaaaaagtataaaaatagaaaaattgcaTGCCATATGCCTTCCGTGACAGCCCATGTACCTAGGCCTTTTGCCGCCCATATAACTGGGCCTAGCGCCGAGGGCCATGGCGTAACAGAAGCGGGTAGATGTTAAAAGTTTAGATGCAGAAtggttattattaaaatattatattttaatgggctaaatatataaaagaaaactGAAAGCAGGGACGTTGATGTTGATCTCATAGAAGACATGTGTCAGAATCAGATGCTACAATACCTCGGTCAGTGCATCGACAGCTGCTCGCCGGTGATTTTGTGCAGATCAAGTGTATTTCGTGTGCACTTCGAACGTCCCAGCAAAATTTTACCAACAGTAAGTGTGTTTAGTTGTTCATACGAGTTTTTATAAAATTGTAACATATATCTTAAACAAGTAAAAGCAAATTAAGAGGATACAATAActctaaaaagaaaattaattgtCTACATAAACGAATACAATAATCCTATACATACAAATAGAATGACTATATAAAGATATTTAATTACCTACACAAACGGATACAATAATCCTACAACTAAAACTAACGAGTAAGTACATTACAATACTATAGCAAATACAATACATCCACCAAGCTAGGCTCGAGAAACTCGATTTATGTGTATTAACCGAACCAGATTCCAACCATATAATTACATCCACGAATGCAGAAAAAATAATACATGCAAACAACTAAACAAACTTCTTCATAGAAACATAAGCACGAACAAAGTCAGAATATCTCTGTACTTGatacaagcaaccaaacacacccttccTACATCTAGTTGTCATAGATCAGCTAGTCCACTCACGGGCTCACCGTGAATTGGTTAGCCTTCATCTTTGGCTCACCCAGTCCAGGCATCTCATTCGCATGCCATctactccctctccctctctagtCTCTAACATGATGCAGTTCCCTCCCTCTCGTAACCAAGTCAAGGGAGTCGAGTCCCCAATACATCATCAGTTTGTGTAGGCATCTCACGTTGCTGCTCGATTCAATTCACGGGCTCCGCTACAATATCAATCTCCCATATTCCTATCACTAAGCTACAGCTTTTTCTATTCATTTGGTTGACATTTCCCCTTCGCACGATAGAATCCTATCCATGGCCAAGAAATACGGCCACGTCTTCATGATTTCCTCATCCTTCTTGCTCTCCTGCCaagcaaacaaaaacaaaatgctTCCTACTGTTAGATATTGAACTGCGATCTGCAgtatattcattttttttttcgtgcTAAGTAACAAGAGTAGCACAGCCTGCTACACTTAAGCTTCTGCGATCCAGATATAAACCCTTTAAAATCAACGGCAAGCTTATATCATGACAGGTAATGAAAGAAGAAATTGAATTTATGCCAAACTTCCTAAGGTGTCTACCTCATATTTCTGAACCAATGATGTCCATAGAGATTTGCACTGTGCCGGTGTACGATTTATTCCCTGGTTCAACATGCTACAAGAAATTTCTTCCCACAGAATCATTCTTCCTTTCACAGCCTGGAATTTCTCATTCATTTCGCCACGCATCTGTATTAAGCTCTTAATTTCCTCAGGTTTCCACTTGTTCTTTTTTGAAGATTTAACTGGAGCAGGAGCTGACTGGCTGGAGTCCTTACCCATTAGGCCGATCTTGCCGAGCTTCGGTTTGTTCCCTTGAGCTGAACCATTGacaattcttgcaatttttacaGCTGTAGGGGATTTGAATGACTCCCAAAAGTGTTCTAGTGTTTTAGGCTGATGCAAATCTGAAGAGAAGAATGCTTCACCATTGGAGCTTGTGGTTGCATCATCAGGTGTGGTTCTCACATCCTCAGGAAGGGTCTCTGTGTAACCAAGTAGTGACAGGGTCAACACATCGTATACAGGGTCAACAATAAAATGTAGAAACAATGTGCAACTACATGAATTAATGAACAGCTAACAAATCAGCATAACATGAGACACTTGATGCAGTTTTCACTGTAGGGTTATACGTTATACCTCCTTTAGACCAGTCTCAAAAGTTCCAAGGACATGCTATGCAACAACACTTTCATAGGTGCTCCCACCGTTCTCTTTAGGAACTTGGTTttattctcaaatagatgtcgttttaggtTTTCTAGGTGGTGTTATCCAAAAAGCCCCTATTTAAAGCTATTGGAAGTTGGAATAGGATTGAATGAGTGTGATGGATTGGTGGATTGGGTGCAATTAATTGGAAATGAGAACAATCAAGAGATGTAGACATGTCAAAGGTGAGTGTTTATTGCCACCTTGGTGTATGTGTTGAAGGCTAAAACAACATCTAAAAAGAGCGGAGGTAGTTATTCATAAGACATAGTTGGTTAGAATACCTTCAGCCTCCACCTCTGGGTTGTCTGGGCGTGTTTTATAACTGCCTTCAAGACTCCTAGCTGGACTCCTGCTCAGATGGCTAGTAGCTGAGGATGGTCCAAAGTTTCCAGATGATTTAGCTTCGAGGTGTTCTGCAAAACCAGCTGTGGTGTTCTCCGTAGCAACTGCAATGACGTCAGGCCTCTTCCCACTATATTTCCTTACCATTTTCCTCAAGATTTCGGATACCATCCTCTCCATGTGACTAAGTGGGCAATTCAAAGGGCAGCTTGACAACGCAGCATGCGCAGCTTTGTAGAGTGCATCTAATAATCTTCCGTTATCAAGCCATAGACATCTTGTTGTAATTTTAAATTTCCCTTTCAAACCTGACTGTGCAGAAGCATGTTCCTTCTGAGGTCGGAAGATCTCCATGCTGCAAGGAACAAGTGATATATTCAGGTGCACCAAACAACAAACACTAGATACAGCTTCACCATTTCCACGATGGCAAAGTTTCACATAAAGCGTTTTCTGATTTGACTCGAGGAAAAATTCCGCTTAAGATAAACAACACAACAAATGATACAAAAGTCTGCATGAAATTACCTAACAAAAATAATGCCATCAGATGCAATTCTTAACCTCTCATCAATGCAGAGATCGGTGGATGTCCCAAAAGCCTTATCGCCATCACTATACATTAGCTGTAATATCAAATGCATCATGTTAGACCTCATAGTTGTTTAAGACAAGAAAagtgatggtagaaaaataaaaaagttcaccTGAAAATCCTGCTTCCCTAATGAAACAAATCCATTGGACAAAACTCTTCTGTTTCTTAGATGTGACACACCAAGCATCTCTCCGTTTTTAATTACCTGCAAGTAAAGTAAGCAATCTAAGAACCCTATGTTTGCTGACATACATGAACTTTGATATATGATGGCAATGCTAACAATACTCGGAATCTGATCAGAAAATGAGAATATTTATAGTTCTATGAAGCAAATGAGTCCCTTTTGTTAACACTTGAGAGCTAATCTCTACTACTTTAAAAAAACAAGTTGGTGATGATGGTGTGCCTGCCTTCCAGACACATCAGCCGTTGGATCTGGATCGAACAGTTGAAGTAAACCAAGCGGGGATGATGTTAGCACTATGCCATTAAAATTTTAGTTATTTACCCGCAAATGCCACTGGCTGGCCACCACACCTATTCGCTCGCTCCCCCAACTCTTGGCTCCTTCGTTTTTCTCCCAAGCCCCCTCTCGCCTGCCCCATTGAAACCTACGTGGCCACCACCCCATCCTGACACCACTAGCGGGCCCTCTCACGGGAAGCCATCGCTGCACACGACGACGTCACCACTCCATCCAAGACGTCACCCACCCCCTCTAGACGGCCTCCTGACTCCAAATCTGTAGTTGGACGTCGTCCTCGTCCACTCCATATGCGAGAGCAGAGCAGTGCCCAGTGTCTGGGGTAATAAAACCCTAAATCCCTAATCTCAATTCCTCATCTCCCAACCCCAAATTGCCAATCTCTCTCAATCCCTCTCCGTTTCTCGACTTCTCCCTGCGCTTCATCCAATCATCATCTCAGTCTGCTGGTTGGGGaacggggcggcggcggcatgctCACATGTGTGTGCAGCCATGAGAGCAGGCCACAGCTAGCAGGccgcacggtgcaactcgagaTAGCAGGAGCCAAAAGTGGGTGGCGGATAGCACAGCAGCAAGGCATAGGCACAGAGCAGAGCACATGACAGTCAGTAAGCAAGAACAGCTCGCAGAAGCTAAATCATTTCTCTACTCTCTACTGAAATAGTGAATGAATGAACCAAATCTATTGTCCCGTATACTTGCTCGATACTTTTAATACAGGTTGAGTTGGAGAGATTTTAGAAAAGTCTGCTAGGGAATCACCTGTGTATTCGATTTGTGAAACTCAGTAAAATTACTGaaggttttattttttattgtaatcTGGTATGCTTTTACTTCACACCAACAGAAATTGGTTTATATCTCTCTGAGTCATTCCTGTCTTTGATTTTAATGTTTGTGAATGGACATGCTTTTGAGTTCTAATGGAATTATTTTCATGCCCTTGTGGTCAGGGAGCAGCACCCAGCCTTGCTCATAACATAACAGAGTTCAGCAGTTCGCAATGTTCAAATTAAGCTGATGCACATCTATTATTCTTTATTATGGAAATTTTTTTGTTACTTATGATTTGTTTACTTTATCAGGGAAAAATAAGCCAGCATTATAAGTGTGGTTTGCGGTATTAGGTCCTGGTGGCACCACATcaaacatcagttttcatgttTTGAAGTAAACAAGTGCTAGCGGCTAGGAAGATAGAAATTGTGTGATTTGTAGTCAGGTTCATGGAAATCATACTGAAATGAAGTTACTAGCATTGGAATTGGGAGGCAGCCTTATTGGGAAGGAAATTCTACTCAGTGTGAACTGTGTTAGGATAATCCTTTGGGATGAGCTTCATCCAATTAGATGTTGTTAGCAGCTATAGGCTTTTAGATATTCTAATAACATCAGAAGCTGCTGGTAGCAAGAAAGAATACTAAAGGTTGTTAGCAGTTATAGGCTTTTCGGtgtttgaataaacatcagaaGCTGCTGGCAACACAAAAACTCTTATGTCCAGTGTGCGTTCTATCAACCCATCTCTCGCAGGATCGATTCcaacaattagtatcagagccgaCCCTCGTGGTTACACAGGCTCGTGTGGGCCAGGGGCAAGGGCATAGGCCGCATGGTGCGTGTGGGCCTTGAGTGGTCATACGGCATGGCATAGGGCCCCACGACATGTGCCAGCACTGGACACACAGATGTGTGCTAAGAGGGAACATTCCTAGTCATTTTCCCAAATGTAAGGTATGTTTGACCA
This genomic interval carries:
- the LOC133922018 gene encoding ribonuclease J isoform X3, translating into MVMKITSVIPALDSTTPIYASSFTMELIKKRLKEFGIFLSSRLKVFRVKKRFQAGPFEAEPIRVTHSIPDCCGLVLRCGDGTIFHTGDWKIDESPVDGKIFDRQALEELSKEGVTLMMSDSTNVLSPGRSISESVVAGSLLRHISEAKGRVITTQFASNIHRIGSIKAAADFTGRKLVFVGMSLRTYLEAAFKDGKAPLDPSTLVKAEDMDAYAPKDLLVVTTGSQGEPRAALNLASYGGSHALKLSKEDVLLYSAKVIPGNETRVMKMMNRLTDLGPKIIMGKDSGLHTTGHAYRDELEEVLQIVKPQHFLPVHGELLFLKEHELLGRSTGIRHTTVIKNGEMLGVSHLRNRRVLSNGFVSLGKQDFQLMYSDGDKAFGTSTDLCIDERLRIASDGIIFVSMEIFRPQKEHASAQSGLKGKFKITTRCLWLDNGRLLDALYKAAHAALSSCPLNCPLSHMERMVSEILRKMVRKYSGKRPDVIAVATENTTAGFAEHLEAKSSGNFGPSSATSHLSRSPARSLEGSYKTRPDNPEVEAEETLPEDVRTTPDDATTSSNGEAFFSSDLHQPKTLEHFWESFKSPTAVKIARIVNGSAQGNKPKLGKIGLMGKDSSQSAPAPVKSSKKNKWKPEEIKSLIQMRGEMNEKFQAVKGRMILWEEISCSMLNQGINRTPAQCKSLWTSLVQKYEESKKDEEIMKTWPYFLAMDRILSCEGEMSTK
- the LOC133922018 gene encoding ribonuclease J isoform X2; translation: MQGLCSQNCTQTSVSYDEFGVQKIIPDTTFIKKWSHKIEAVIITHGHEDHIGALPWVIPALDSTTPIYASSFTMELIKKRLKEFGIFLSSRLKVFRVKKRFQAGPFEAEPIRVTHSIPDCCGLVLRCGDGTIFHTGDWKIDESPVDGKIFDRQALEELSKEGVTLMMSDSTNVLSPGRSISESVVAGSLLRHISEAKGRVITTQFASNIHRIGSIKAAADFTGRKLVFVGMSLRTYLEAAFKDGKAPLDPSTLVKAEDMDAYAPKDLLVVTTGSQGEPRAALNLASYGGSHALKLSKEDVLLYSAKVIPGNETRVMKMMNRLTDLGPKIIMGKDSGLHTTGHAYRDELEEVLQIVKPQHFLPVHGELLFLKEHELLGRSTGIRHTTVIKNGEMLGVSHLRNRRVLSNGFVSLGKQDFQLMYSDGDKAFGTSTDLCIDERLRIASDGIIFVSMEIFRPQKEHASAQSGLKGKFKITTRCLWLDNGRLLDALYKAAHAALSSCPLNCPLSHMERMVSEILRKMVRKYSGKRPDVIAVATENTTAGFAEHLEAKSSGNFGPSSATSHLSRSPARSLEGSYKTRPDNPEVEAEETLPEDVRTTPDDATTSSNGEAFFSSDLHQPKTLEHFWESFKSPTAVKIARIVNGSAQGNKPKLGKIGLMGKDSSQSAPAPVKSSKKNKWKPEEIKSLIQMRGEMNEKFQAVKGRMILWEEISCSMLNQGINRTPAQCKSLWTSLVQKYEESKKDEEIMKTWPYFLAMDRILSCEGEMSTK